In Edaphobacter paludis, a single window of DNA contains:
- a CDS encoding alpha-amylase family glycosyl hydrolase: MANHKRSAGNFNDLVNPHATPASSRDLTEGWFTDEMPDMNQENPLVSKYLIQNALWWVETAHLDAIRIDTFPYVGRAFWHDFDAALHHAYPNLTTVGEIFHRDPTITSFFAGGREHAGIDTGLDTPFDFPVYFAVRDVLAGNKPMTDLAATLRQDSLYPHPEHLVQFFGNHDTTRFLTAAGGSLPRLKEALGLLATLRGTPELYSGDEIAMEGGGDPDNRRDFPGGFPPTGPNGQSSAFTASGRTHDQQETFVWTAALFSVRKSHTALQGGAQQDLFVDDSSFVYIRTNSLKGCSSAHDKDAVVAVVNKKAEPRILLIRSADTALAGCNQFEPLAPANLATARSEGGSVSISIPGESFAMFSVR, from the coding sequence TTGGCAAATCACAAGCGATCAGCCGGCAACTTCAACGACCTCGTCAACCCCCATGCCACGCCCGCCAGCTCCCGCGACTTGACCGAGGGTTGGTTCACCGACGAGATGCCGGACATGAATCAGGAGAATCCGCTCGTCTCCAAATATCTGATACAGAACGCGCTCTGGTGGGTCGAGACCGCACATCTCGACGCCATCCGCATCGATACGTTTCCTTACGTAGGCCGCGCCTTCTGGCACGACTTCGACGCCGCGCTTCACCATGCCTATCCCAACCTGACGACAGTTGGTGAGATCTTCCACCGCGACCCGACCATAACCTCATTCTTCGCCGGCGGGCGCGAACATGCAGGAATCGACACCGGCTTGGACACGCCGTTCGACTTCCCTGTCTACTTTGCCGTCCGGGATGTCCTCGCCGGCAACAAACCCATGACCGATCTTGCCGCCACTCTGCGGCAGGATTCCCTTTACCCGCACCCGGAACACCTGGTTCAGTTCTTTGGCAATCACGACACGACCCGCTTCCTGACCGCTGCCGGAGGATCGCTTCCGCGACTCAAAGAGGCGCTCGGCCTCCTTGCGACGCTGCGGGGTACGCCCGAACTCTATAGCGGAGACGAGATCGCAATGGAAGGTGGGGGAGACCCGGACAACCGTCGCGATTTTCCCGGTGGATTCCCGCCAACGGGACCGAATGGGCAATCGTCAGCCTTTACCGCCTCTGGGCGGACGCATGACCAGCAAGAGACCTTCGTATGGACGGCAGCGCTGTTTTCTGTACGCAAGTCACACACAGCGCTTCAAGGTGGGGCACAGCAGGATCTATTCGTTGATGACTCCAGCTTCGTCTATATTCGAACGAACTCTTTGAAAGGGTGTAGTTCGGCCCACGACAAAGATGCGGTTGTCGCCGTCGTCAACAAGAAGGCGGAACCCCGTATTTTGCTCATACGAAGTGCCGATACTGCGTTGGCTGGGTGCAATCAGTTCGAGCCTCTCGCCCCGGCGAACCTTGCGACAGCAAGGAGTGAGGGCGGCTCTGTATCCATTTCGATCCCGGGAGAGTCGTTCGCGATGTTCAGCGTTCGCTAA
- a CDS encoding TonB-dependent receptor gives MATLITANAQINTSSLTGLIVDPSGADVPHVNVTVTNKATGLNRTGETDGAGYYSFPSLPIGLYTVSINATGFAGMSEDVQLNAAQKSRRDFTLKLGTSQEEVTVNAAGSTLSPDDASISTVITSEVIQQTPLYQRNWDDLLRTVPGVQISRFTQQSGATSAGRTGSFNVHGIHSLQNDFILDGIDNNTISENVQELSTQAAHPSVDTIQQFTIVTNPYSAEYGRAPGAALSVNTMGGSNRFHLLAFEYLRNDFFDATDYFTKRSKVRKAQNNQHQFGGSISGPIVHDRLFAFFNYEGTRIKQGVSRTSTVPLPNERIGDFSPATAALLGVKYPTIFDPRTNQPFPNNQIPADRLDKAMQGIIALFPQPNLPGQLNNYFRNAGLSDNNDSYDGRVDWTASCSDNLFVRYSYINRSRFIPGNYGGIGDGTSTSAFGRQKINSHSAVLGWTHIFSPNVLNEFHLGFIRNKSVAEQDPFGLNAADEFVPGIPNNPAVAGGVPLTQFANFTFIGSPDFLPKSQTPQQIQWVDTISLALGKHSLKLGGTVYAPMRNIFQDEPGTRGDLGFTGIFSCQRGGANNQCLTPGLSYADGLLGLAQSTQLTNVHFVDQRLWMISGFVQDDWKVVPKLTVNLGLRYDFATPALEGKNQQANFDPTANGGAGGLVFAKSGSLKDRALVNPNYKNFGPRFGVSYSPDTKTVIRAGYGYYYAMFERFGSENQLSLNPPFLINKAPAVASNSTTPALIAQDGFPSNFLDPSTINLSQLQAYHLRTMNPNAPAPNVQQWSVGFQRELPGNLTAEVNYVGTKSTHLDVISDLNQPSIATPGAPSKVPFTNFGYIEYTNSIGFGNYNDLEATLSRRFSNGFSFRTAYTYSRSLDNTPEELESNSGAPPNGRNYASWYGLSDFDIPHRISVNYVYELPFGKGKAFANHGLLSSIVGGFRTSGVYTYYSGHPFTVNGGGGLAAALDPYGAATATLNVIGKPTLVQNTDCWFYAAQNPQCVAHAPNATNAYSLPAPGVIGNSGRNTLRGPHTNVFDAALLREFPIHETANLEFRWEVFNVSNTPLFGQPNNNFSSGAAGQITSLSGDPRVMQLALRLSY, from the coding sequence TTGGCCACCCTGATCACCGCAAATGCTCAGATCAATACCTCTAGCCTCACTGGCCTGATTGTCGATCCCAGTGGAGCCGATGTCCCGCACGTCAATGTCACCGTCACTAATAAAGCGACCGGGCTTAACCGCACAGGCGAGACGGACGGCGCGGGCTACTACAGCTTCCCGTCGCTCCCAATCGGCCTTTATACCGTCTCCATTAATGCGACGGGCTTCGCAGGCATGAGTGAGGATGTCCAATTAAATGCCGCCCAGAAGAGCCGCCGCGACTTCACACTTAAACTTGGCACTTCTCAGGAAGAGGTTACGGTGAACGCCGCAGGCAGCACTCTTTCCCCGGACGATGCCTCCATCAGCACGGTGATCACAAGCGAGGTTATCCAGCAGACACCGCTTTATCAGCGCAACTGGGACGACCTTCTTCGAACGGTTCCTGGGGTGCAGATCAGCCGCTTCACTCAGCAGAGCGGCGCTACCAGCGCTGGACGAACCGGCAGCTTCAACGTCCACGGCATTCACTCACTTCAGAACGATTTCATCCTCGATGGCATCGATAACAACACCATCTCCGAGAACGTTCAAGAGTTAAGCACGCAGGCCGCACATCCCTCCGTAGACACCATCCAGCAGTTCACTATCGTGACCAATCCTTACTCGGCCGAGTATGGCCGAGCTCCCGGCGCAGCTCTTTCTGTCAACACGATGGGAGGCAGCAACCGCTTTCATCTTCTTGCCTTCGAATATCTCCGCAACGATTTCTTCGATGCGACAGACTACTTCACGAAGCGTAGCAAAGTCCGAAAGGCGCAAAACAATCAGCACCAGTTCGGCGGAAGCATCAGCGGCCCCATCGTCCATGATCGTCTGTTTGCGTTCTTTAACTACGAAGGCACACGCATCAAGCAAGGCGTCTCCCGCACCTCGACGGTGCCTTTGCCGAATGAACGGATCGGCGACTTCAGTCCCGCGACGGCAGCTTTACTTGGCGTGAAGTATCCCACAATCTTCGACCCTCGCACCAACCAGCCCTTCCCCAACAATCAGATTCCAGCCGACCGGCTCGACAAGGCGATGCAGGGCATCATTGCACTCTTTCCGCAGCCCAACCTGCCGGGTCAGCTCAACAATTACTTCCGCAATGCCGGCCTGAGCGACAACAATGACAGTTATGACGGCCGGGTTGACTGGACTGCCTCCTGCTCCGATAACCTTTTTGTCCGCTACAGCTATATCAACCGCTCTCGCTTTATCCCCGGTAACTACGGCGGCATTGGCGATGGCACCTCGACTTCTGCATTCGGCCGCCAGAAGATTAACTCGCACAGCGCAGTCCTCGGCTGGACCCACATCTTCTCCCCCAACGTTCTTAACGAGTTTCATCTTGGCTTCATTCGTAATAAGTCCGTTGCGGAACAGGACCCCTTCGGCTTGAACGCTGCGGACGAGTTCGTTCCCGGCATCCCCAACAACCCAGCCGTTGCCGGTGGCGTCCCACTGACGCAGTTCGCCAACTTCACCTTCATCGGCTCGCCGGACTTTCTGCCCAAATCCCAGACGCCCCAGCAGATCCAGTGGGTCGACACGATCTCCCTGGCGCTGGGCAAACATTCGCTCAAGCTGGGCGGCACGGTATATGCTCCCATGCGCAACATCTTTCAAGATGAGCCCGGTACTCGCGGCGACCTTGGCTTCACCGGCATCTTTAGTTGCCAGCGCGGTGGTGCGAACAACCAGTGCCTTACGCCCGGACTCTCTTACGCCGACGGCCTGCTCGGTCTCGCGCAATCTACGCAGTTGACGAACGTCCATTTCGTCGACCAGCGGTTGTGGATGATCTCCGGCTTCGTTCAAGACGATTGGAAGGTAGTGCCCAAGCTCACTGTCAATCTTGGACTCCGCTACGACTTCGCCACCCCCGCTCTGGAAGGGAAAAACCAGCAGGCCAACTTCGACCCTACCGCTAATGGAGGCGCCGGCGGATTAGTCTTTGCCAAGAGCGGCTCTCTTAAGGACCGCGCGCTGGTCAATCCCAACTACAAGAACTTCGGCCCCCGCTTTGGCGTGTCCTATTCTCCGGATACGAAGACTGTCATTCGAGCCGGATATGGTTACTACTATGCGATGTTTGAGCGCTTCGGCAGCGAGAACCAGCTTTCGCTGAACCCACCCTTCCTTATCAACAAAGCGCCGGCAGTTGCATCAAACTCAACGACTCCAGCTCTGATTGCTCAGGATGGGTTTCCTTCAAACTTCCTGGATCCGTCGACAATCAACCTGTCGCAGCTTCAGGCCTACCATTTACGCACCATGAACCCCAACGCACCAGCTCCGAACGTGCAGCAGTGGAGTGTGGGTTTCCAGCGTGAGCTTCCCGGCAATCTTACCGCCGAGGTTAATTACGTCGGCACCAAGTCCACCCATCTCGACGTCATCAGCGATCTTAATCAGCCCAGCATTGCAACCCCGGGCGCTCCCAGCAAGGTTCCTTTCACTAACTTCGGCTACATCGAATACACCAACTCAATCGGATTCGGAAATTATAACGACCTTGAGGCGACCCTATCCCGGCGCTTCAGCAATGGTTTCAGCTTCCGTACTGCTTACACTTACTCCCGCAGCCTGGATAACACGCCGGAGGAGCTTGAGAGTAACTCGGGAGCACCACCCAACGGCAGAAACTACGCCTCCTGGTACGGCCTCAGCGACTTCGATATCCCGCATCGCATCTCGGTCAACTATGTCTATGAGTTGCCATTCGGCAAGGGGAAGGCCTTTGCTAACCACGGACTCCTCAGTTCTATCGTGGGCGGCTTCCGTACCTCCGGCGTCTACACCTATTACAGCGGCCATCCCTTTACGGTCAATGGCGGTGGAGGGCTCGCTGCCGCGCTGGATCCATACGGTGCAGCTACCGCTACCTTGAATGTAATTGGCAAACCCACGCTCGTTCAAAATACGGACTGCTGGTTCTACGCTGCACAGAATCCACAGTGCGTCGCTCATGCCCCGAACGCCACAAATGCGTATTCCCTCCCTGCCCCCGGCGTCATTGGCAACAGCGGTAGGAACACGCTCCGGGGTCCGCACACGAATGTCTTCGATGCTGCTCTCCTGCGAGAGTTCCCCATTCACGAAACAGCCAATCTGGAGTTTCGTTGGGAGGTCTTCAACGTGAGCAATACACCTCTCTTCGGTCAACCCAACAACAACTTCTCCAGCGGAGCAGCGGGTCAGATCACCTCGCTTTCAGGTGACCCTCGAGTAATGCAACTCGCACTGCGCCTCTCCTATTAA
- a CDS encoding PIG-L family deacetylase — MSPERGMVGEAATVDAAPLPIDRGAAALWQSLRKLHTRASLLMVTAHPDDEDGGMLTYESRGEGARVTLLTLNRGESGANVMSPDLFDALGLVRTEELLVADRYYDVDQFWTSVINDGFSKTREESMNHWSHDRVLADAVRVVRMTRPLVVTSVFIGGPSDGHGNHQVAGEMAQEVFRYAGDPKMFPDQIRAGLHPWSPLKDYAEVPRARVTEKGVYDYATHHWAPLRVYDYIHDQWRPWPIDANVIVPTGKQEPLLGISYAQLSREGLGFQRSQNGGSSIPASGEMFSKYHRFASVHAAEDKEGSFFDGIDTSLMGIASLVKTNDAAFLRQQLVKINELVEQAMREFDPRHPEKTAPLLASGLKATVALIAEVRASNLSDDEKYDVNHELRVKEMQFEKGLAQSFELSILPTIAPDHRADQSIAGPSGTPESFVMAIPGQQFAVNVHIDNPSSVPVTLAKVELSTREDEHWSVTPSDTGSSTLSDNKPINQRFQVSAPQNASFTRPYFSRKDVEQPYYDINDQRFMSQPFAPYPLAAWATFRYHNVIFHVGSVVQSVKRITGQGTVMEPLVTGPAISVSVNSSKGVLPLTARSFPLEANIHSNVKGPAKGTVRLELPAGWISSPAVAEFSTNKDGDDRLVLFNVTPSHIREEPYDVTVVADYNRRRYREGYRTVGYPGLRPYNLYRPSTYRITGVDVKCAPGLNVGYIMGSGDTVPQALENLGVNVTFLTAPDLASGNLSRYDVILLGVRTYAVRDDLKANNSRLLDYVKNGGVVVVQYNTPEFDKNYGPYPYTMTSDPEEVTDEASKVDILAPDNPVFQWPNKIGAKDFEGWVAERGSKFLSQWDLHYQPLLETHDPGQNPQRGGLLYARYGKGIYIYNAYAFYRQLPEGVPGAFRIFANLVSLPKNPQINSSMGSTNTDEAHRLVYLPPHLHPTAEGLR, encoded by the coding sequence GTGAGCCCTGAGCGTGGGATGGTTGGCGAGGCAGCGACAGTGGACGCAGCGCCGCTTCCTATCGATCGCGGGGCTGCGGCTTTGTGGCAGTCTCTACGCAAGCTGCACACGCGCGCTAGCCTGTTGATGGTTACGGCACATCCGGACGATGAGGACGGAGGAATGCTCACGTATGAATCGCGTGGCGAAGGAGCACGGGTAACTCTGCTCACGCTGAATCGTGGTGAAAGCGGAGCCAACGTGATGTCGCCGGATCTCTTCGACGCGCTCGGTCTGGTGCGGACAGAGGAATTATTAGTGGCCGATCGGTACTACGATGTGGACCAATTCTGGACGAGTGTTATCAACGACGGGTTCTCCAAAACCAGGGAGGAGTCGATGAACCACTGGTCGCACGACCGGGTGCTTGCCGATGCTGTACGAGTCGTACGTATGACCCGGCCCTTGGTAGTTACCTCGGTCTTCATAGGTGGACCGAGCGATGGACATGGCAACCACCAGGTGGCTGGAGAGATGGCACAGGAGGTATTTCGTTATGCTGGCGATCCAAAGATGTTCCCGGACCAAATCCGGGCCGGCTTGCATCCATGGTCGCCGCTGAAGGATTATGCGGAGGTCCCGCGCGCCCGTGTCACAGAAAAGGGTGTCTACGATTATGCTACCCACCATTGGGCTCCGCTACGCGTGTACGACTATATCCATGACCAATGGCGACCGTGGCCAATCGATGCGAACGTCATCGTGCCCACAGGGAAGCAAGAGCCCCTGCTGGGCATCTCCTACGCGCAGCTTTCCCGTGAAGGGCTGGGTTTCCAGAGATCACAGAATGGCGGATCAAGCATTCCAGCATCGGGGGAGATGTTCAGTAAGTATCATCGGTTCGCTTCCGTCCATGCCGCAGAAGACAAAGAGGGTTCGTTCTTCGATGGCATCGATACATCTCTGATGGGAATTGCAAGCCTGGTCAAGACAAATGATGCGGCTTTCCTGCGCCAGCAACTGGTAAAGATCAATGAACTGGTTGAGCAAGCGATGAGAGAGTTTGACCCCCGCCATCCCGAGAAGACGGCGCCGCTGCTGGCCTCAGGGTTGAAGGCTACTGTCGCGCTCATCGCGGAGGTACGCGCGAGCAATCTTTCCGACGATGAGAAATACGATGTGAACCACGAGCTACGCGTGAAAGAGATGCAATTCGAGAAAGGTCTGGCTCAATCATTTGAGCTATCGATTCTGCCCACGATCGCGCCGGACCACAGAGCTGACCAAAGCATTGCCGGGCCCAGCGGGACGCCCGAATCATTCGTGATGGCCATTCCCGGGCAGCAGTTTGCTGTTAATGTCCATATCGACAATCCCAGTTCTGTTCCGGTGACGTTAGCGAAGGTGGAGTTGTCCACCCGCGAGGACGAGCATTGGAGCGTAACTCCGAGCGATACGGGTTCCTCTACTCTGTCGGATAACAAGCCGATCAATCAGCGTTTCCAGGTAAGCGCGCCTCAGAATGCATCTTTTACGCGTCCGTATTTCAGCCGCAAGGACGTGGAACAGCCCTACTATGACATTAATGACCAGCGGTTTATGAGCCAGCCTTTCGCTCCATATCCGTTAGCTGCCTGGGCCACGTTTCGCTATCATAATGTGATCTTTCACGTGGGCAGTGTCGTGCAATCGGTGAAGCGCATCACCGGACAGGGAACTGTGATGGAGCCACTGGTGACAGGTCCGGCAATCTCGGTCTCGGTGAACTCCTCTAAAGGAGTTTTGCCACTAACGGCGCGATCCTTTCCCCTTGAGGCCAACATCCATAGCAATGTGAAAGGGCCGGCCAAAGGAACTGTGCGGCTGGAGTTACCTGCCGGATGGATAAGCTCGCCGGCAGTGGCTGAGTTCTCCACCAATAAAGATGGAGACGACCGATTGGTGCTATTCAACGTCACACCGTCGCACATTCGCGAGGAGCCTTACGACGTGACCGTTGTGGCTGACTACAACCGTCGCCGCTATCGAGAGGGTTATCGGACGGTAGGTTATCCTGGCCTCCGTCCTTATAACCTGTACCGGCCTTCGACCTATCGCATCACCGGCGTTGATGTGAAGTGCGCTCCCGGTTTGAATGTGGGTTACATCATGGGCAGCGGCGATACAGTGCCGCAGGCTCTTGAGAATCTCGGCGTCAACGTGACGTTTCTGACTGCTCCTGACCTGGCAAGTGGCAACCTTAGCAGGTACGACGTGATTCTGCTGGGGGTGCGCACTTATGCGGTGCGGGATGATCTGAAGGCCAACAACAGTAGGCTGCTGGATTACGTGAAAAATGGCGGAGTGGTGGTGGTGCAATACAACACTCCCGAGTTCGACAAGAACTATGGGCCGTATCCGTACACCATGACAAGTGATCCTGAAGAGGTGACAGATGAAGCCTCGAAGGTAGATATCCTGGCACCGGATAATCCGGTGTTTCAATGGCCCAACAAGATTGGAGCCAAGGACTTTGAAGGCTGGGTAGCCGAACGGGGATCGAAATTTCTGAGCCAATGGGATTTGCACTATCAGCCGCTCCTCGAAACTCACGATCCGGGTCAGAATCCGCAAAGAGGAGGCTTGCTCTACGCTCGTTATGGCAAAGGCATATATATCTATAACGCATATGCTTTCTACCGCCAGCTACCAGAAGGGGTGCCCGGCGCATTTCGAATTTTTGCGAATCTCGTTTCCTTGCCGAAAAATCCGCAAATCAACTCTTCGATGGGCAGCACAAACACGGATGAGGCACATCGGTTGGTATACCTTCCGCCACACCTTCACCCCACTGCTGAAGGCCTACGGTAA
- a CDS encoding LacI family DNA-binding transcriptional regulator: MTSKIKNNTEKPTSGIRAIAEELGISIATVDRALHDRGRISEKTRARVLQVAEQLNYHPNRAARDLRLNRRFRVSINFPTGIPPFFDALRSGIEEGALPFSSTLDIEFHSYSLPYDHARNSIQSALDASVDGIIAVPPNTFQMAELVRKANMKGIPIVCISTDVPESGRLTAITAYPFNCGAMAAEALFSHMNKRGSVGVLTGNLEYLNHAEKVRGFRTMLSQLSPAFSVAAVIEAHDDPHEAYQGVRRLLQSTPKMAGLYISTANSISALTALREAGRLDSVAVVTTDLIPELVPYLREGIVKATIYQCPETQGSLAIRTLYWYLSEGMRPLHFIGVIPQLIIRSNLDLYISTNKYIAR; this comes from the coding sequence ATGACCTCAAAAATAAAAAACAACACTGAAAAGCCAACTTCCGGCATTCGGGCGATTGCTGAGGAGTTAGGAATCTCCATTGCAACTGTAGACCGCGCACTTCACGACCGTGGGCGAATCAGCGAAAAGACTCGCGCTCGTGTACTGCAAGTGGCGGAGCAATTGAACTACCACCCAAACCGGGCTGCGCGTGACCTGAGGCTAAACCGGCGCTTTCGGGTTTCCATCAATTTCCCGACGGGGATTCCTCCATTTTTCGATGCCCTACGATCCGGCATAGAGGAGGGTGCATTACCGTTTAGTTCAACACTGGACATTGAGTTCCATAGTTATAGCTTGCCGTATGATCACGCGCGGAACAGCATCCAGTCTGCTCTTGACGCATCGGTTGATGGAATCATTGCTGTTCCGCCGAATACCTTCCAGATGGCAGAGTTGGTCAGGAAGGCAAATATGAAAGGTATTCCCATCGTCTGTATTTCGACCGACGTCCCGGAATCGGGACGGCTCACTGCTATCACTGCTTATCCGTTCAATTGCGGCGCCATGGCGGCTGAAGCGCTTTTCAGTCATATGAATAAACGAGGTTCAGTCGGAGTTCTTACAGGAAATCTCGAATATCTCAATCACGCGGAAAAGGTGCGAGGATTTCGAACTATGCTTTCTCAGCTTTCGCCAGCCTTCTCCGTGGCGGCTGTCATTGAGGCGCACGATGATCCCCATGAGGCATATCAGGGAGTACGCAGGCTCCTGCAAAGCACGCCCAAGATGGCCGGGTTGTACATCAGTACAGCGAACTCTATCTCCGCGCTAACAGCCCTGCGTGAGGCTGGTCGACTGGATAGCGTCGCCGTTGTAACGACAGATCTTATTCCGGAGCTTGTTCCTTACCTCCGAGAAGGCATCGTTAAGGCGACGATCTATCAGTGTCCCGAAACGCAGGGAAGCCTTGCGATTCGGACCCTATATTGGTATTTATCCGAAGGAATGAGACCGCTCCATTTCATTGGCGTGATTCCTCAACTCATCATCAGAAGCAATCTCGACCTCTATATAAGCACCAATAAATATATTGCTCGTTAA